The following proteins are co-located in the Vidua macroura isolate BioBank_ID:100142 chromosome 1, ASM2450914v1, whole genome shotgun sequence genome:
- the LOC128811807 gene encoding transmembrane protein 14C-like isoform X2, with protein sequence MAVDWLGFGYAALVTSGGIIGYAKAGSVPSLAAGLFFGSLAGLGAYQVSQNPNNIWVSLITSGALTAVMGTRFYHSRKFMPAGLIAGVSLLMVGRLALKMLEKPQEK encoded by the exons ATGGCAGTGGACTGGCTTGGCTTTGGCTATGCCGCCCTGGTGACATCAGGAGGGATCATTGGCTATGCAAAAGCAG GTAGTGTTCCATCACTAGCTGCTGGCCTTTTCTTTGGGAGTTTGGCTGGACTGGGTGCTTATCAAGTCTCACAGAATCCAAATAACATTTGGGTTTCTCTGA TTACGTCTGGAGCACTGACTGCTGTCATGGGAACAAGATTTTACCACTCCAGAAAATTCATGCCTGCAGGGCTAATTGCTGGTGTCAG TTTGCTAATGGTTGGAAGATTAGCACTGAAGATGTTGGAAAAGCCCCAGGAAAAGTAA